The window AGCGCCAGCAACCTGTGAAGTATGCTTTAGGCGGCAAGGGAGGCGGTTCTTCTAGGGCGCTGACCTGCTGTGCTGCAGGTAGACACCGAGGGAGAGGGGATGAACTGTGCGAAAGCTCAAGTGCAGGAGGAGAAGCAAGCAAAAGCACTGAGAGGAAAGCCAGGGAACGGTGGTGTCCCTGATGCTAAGGACCAGCAGCACTTGATCATTtacttacatttctttttattggaaagtcagatttacagagaaaaggtgagtgagaggaaagatctgtctgctgattcactccccaagtggcccaacagccagagctgcgccgatcaggagccaggagccaggagcctcttccaggcctcccacgcgggtgcaggatcccaaggctttgggccatcccttattgctttcccaggccacaagcaggaacttggatgggaaatggagctgctggcattagaaccggtgcccatatgggatcctggcgcatgcaagcaGAGGTATTgttaaagatgtgtttgtttatttgaaaggcatatttagagagagatctttcacagattgcttcactcccaagatggctacaatgactggagctgcacaaggctggggtcaggagcttcttccaggtctcccacatgggtgcagaagcccaaacgcttggattatcttctgttgcttttctatgtgcattaacagggagctggatatgaagtggaacagccaggactcaaagtagcACTCGCATGGCAAGTTTGAAGGCTGCTATGGCGTCAATGTCTCCACCACAACTCAGGCTGTAAAAGATGGGATGAGATGGAATTTCCTAAAACTAACTTAAATCTCACATGTGGATGCTACCAAAGGTTTGTGAATAGGGCCGGTGCGGCTTAGCTTAGCAGTCACAGCATGGCTTAAGACACCTGCATGCCACAttcgagtgcctgggtttgatcctcagttctggctcctgactccactttggtgttcatgcagaccctgggaagcagcagtgatggctttctgctagccacacaggagaccacaCACTGAGTTTCCAGTTCCCAGGTATAGCCTGATCCAATCCAAGCCATTggagacacttgggaagtgaactagcaatggggacctctctctctgtctctgtgtttctctccactctcttaaataaatacataaatcaaacGGAAAGAGAACATATGGATAACATAAGTGCAGCTGCAGACTGCATCAGTGAGCTGTGCTTTTTCCTAAGCATGGAGAATGACTTCACACTATTGCATGAATCACAAGGACAAGTCAGGCCACGAGTTCCTGGAACTCGTGTTCCGACCCAACAGGAAATTGAGATGTGCCAACAATAGCAATTACAAAAATGATGTCATGATCAGGAAAGAGGCTTATATATAGATAAGTGTGATGGAGGCGCTAAAGAGAATAATTGATGACCGTGAAATGAACAGTTTGGCTCCCTGCTGACTGAGTAGGCGGGCAGAGGCTCAAAAATGTCATTAGAGTATATTTTTTTCCACAACATTAGAGCTAATTCTCTTATTGATGTCATAAGTATTCAGAAGGCTCACAAGTACTTTTTTTAATCTTGTCCCAAACTGGAAGTGCTTGTTCTTCAGTGTTACTGGGTCACACTTCAAGATTAAGTCAGCCTGAACTGTGGGTATGGGCAAGAAGAGGTAAGAGGCTTGTTACTTATTACCATTCTCAGGAAATTCTTATGTGTATCAGGGTAATTTTTATAAATGATTGATTTCTAATAAGTATATGCTTAGACAGGAAGCACACATAAATCTgaactaaaaaaaatcagcttattTTGATGTAGAAATTTAGAAATTCATTTATGGAAGGAGCCTTCAAATATTTCCTGAAACTACACATCACGGGGCTGATGTTGTGACGTAGAGAGTAAAGGGGCTTCCTACAACACTGACAACCAGTATAGGCCCCAggtcaatccagttccctgctaacgtgctgAGACTACATGGGAAATGTGCGGGcctgatgaagctcctagttccagcctggctcagccccagccactgccgccatttgggaagtaaaccagtagctAGAAGATGACAGAAGATTcgttttctctccctccctccctccctccctccctccacatcCAcccaataaatctgcctttcaaataaataaataaatcttttttaaaaagtgggtattaagaggaaaaaaagactaGGCCTGGGTTTCCAAACTTTTTGCACCCAAATGAACTTGCCTTTTATTTCCCTGTCCACCAACTTAAAGACATATCCTTATACATCTAGAAACTTAAAAATCTGTAGAGttcttattttcatgaaaatgttgAGGCTTGGGTTGGCCTTCGCCACCCTCACTTGTAGGATTAGCCCCAGATAGTGGTGAGGTGTAGCCCTCAGGAAGGATCGTGACAGAAATGGGAAAGGGCCTTTGGAAGAAGGACTTCGTGCCccgctttttcttttaattgaatgAGCCATAGTCTTGTAAGAATAAAATGAAgccgggcctggcacaatacctagtgggtaaagccctcgctttgcatgcactgagatcccatatggttgccggttctaatcccggcagccccacttcccatccagctccctgcttgtggcctgggagagcagtcgaggacggcccaaagccttggaaccctgcacccgtgtgggagacccggaagaggttcctggcttcagatcggctcagctctggctgttgcggccacttggggagtgaatcattggatggaggatcttcctctctgtctctcctctctgtatatctgatttttccaataaaaataaataatttttttttttaaaaaagaataaaatgaagccACATCAAGATGTGGAGAAAACTTACCAGAAGGCCATCAGTTTTGAAAATTCCAAAGGATACTTGACCTTGTGCTCCCGTATCAAGGTGAAGAGattggtgctgggagagcaactgTGGTCCCAACTCAAAGCTTCCCAACAGATGGAACTGGAGCACAGAACATCCCTAACCAGGGACAGGTGCCACAGACCTAGCCCAGCACCCCTTGGCTAGGCCCACCTACAACCAGCTGCAGCCTTTTTTGCTGGCAAGGGACAAAGCAGGTGCTACCACAGTCCTTTCCCCTCTGTCTCAGCCCACTCcctcccacagaggaggctggcgGGCTTGGGGGGCATCCCTGGCCTGTTTCCACCCCGGAAGCAAGGTGTGAGAAAGAACTGCCTCACCTGCTCCTCTCCTCCTGCAGGGACTCCAGTGACGCCTGCAGGTCCATCAGGTACTGCTCCTTCAGGTACTGACAGGCCGCCTGGAGGCTGCTGTGGAGCTTCTTGACGTCCCTAAGCTCTTCCCTGGTCTGGTGTAAGATCAGGTTTCGCTTGTAGGCCCTATGTCTTGCCTCTGGAAGCTTCCCTTGCACAGAGCCCAAGAGACAGTTCTTGGCATCCTCATGGCAGCTGGCTGCCAGGCTCTGGCTCTTGCCCCGTCTCAGGGCCTCACACTCCTGCAGTTCTGGCTCCTTGAGCCTGTGCCCcgcctccagctcctgcagctgctggtggCACTGACGGAGCCTTCGTTCAGTCTGGGCGATGGCGGCAGAAGTGCGCTGGTTCACCTTCTCGAAGGCCTGTCGGATGTGCAGGGCCTGATGTCGGTCAGCTTTGGACACAAGCTTCAGGTAGCCCATGGTGTTCTGGTCCCGACTGGTCTTCTCCACCCTCAGCTGCTCTGACAGGTAGAGGATGCGGTGCTTGACACTGTCCTCTAGGCTGCGGGCCAGCACCCCAGTTGAGAGGCTGGATTGACCACTGGGACCCTCCATGTTGGAGGACAGAGATCTGCAGGAAGGCACGTTGGACTGGAGCATAGCACTTGCGTTCTTGCTGTATTCTGCCTGCATTGGGAAACAAGAAATCAAAGTAAGCCACAAAAGGTAATTGCAAATGTTGCAGCTTTACTGCACGGAAGTCCTGACACGTATGGATGTAGTGTACCACAGGAGCTTTCCAGGTGGCCCAGCACAGTCAGGGCAAGTGGAGCTCAGCCTGCAGAACACCACCCCTCCGGTCAGCACCAACTCCATCCCTTATGGCACACCTGACCACGACTCCCTTAGACAGCCAGAACTTCCCCATCTGCCCAGCATTCCTCTATTTTCTCTTCCAAGCATTATCAATcatggggcccagcgcagcagcctagtggcaaaagtccttgcctcacactcgccgggatcccttatgggtgcctgtttgtgttctgaagaccccgcttcccatccagctccctgttgtggccttggaaagcaagttgaggacagcccaaagccttgggaccctgcacccattgtggccccttggaaagtgaatcagcagatggaagatcttcctctctgtcgcccctctgtatatctacctctccaataaaaataaaaaataataaaattaaaaaacttaTACAAAATAATTATCAATTTTGGGCTAATctattttaatttaagatttatttattgctattgaaaaggcagctttacagaaagaagagacagaaagatcttgcatccactggttcactctccaaatggccacaaaagctggacctgagctgacccaaagccaggagccaggagcttcttgtgggtctcccacgtgggtacagggtcccaaggctttgggccgtcctcaactgctttcccaggccacaacagggagctggatgggaatggagagACCAGGACATAGGACCCTGGCACTTGTaagaggaggaggattagccaattgagccatagtTCTGGGCCCTGTAGTCTCATCTATAAAACTGTTCTTATAACGTAGGGAAGATGGCGGGGGGTACTCTGCGGCATAGCAGCAtagcctcagcctgcagtgccagcattccataagaggaccagtttgagtcctgggtacTTTAATTCTGaactaactccctgcttatggcctgggaaagccatagagatTGGCTTAGTtttggggcctctgcacccaaatgggagatccaaatgaagctcctggctcctgggtttggatcagcccagttccagctgttgtagccatttggggagttaaccagcacatggaacatctctctgtctgttcttcctctgtaactctgcctttcaaagaaaaataaataaaaagtcttttTCTAAAAAGGGAGGGGGAAACAGGGATCAATGTTGTAGTATTGCAGGTGAGGCTACTGTCtgcaatgcctacatcccatatggatactagtTCATATCCCGATTGtagtacttccaatccagctccttcctaacgGCCTGAGAAAAGCGGTGGATGATAGCCCACATGTTTGGGCCCCCAATGCCTACGTGGGAGACATGgttgaagctcctagctcctggattcggcctagcccagtcctgaccatgGTGGCCAACTAGGCAGTGAACTTGGAGATGCagaccctctctgtctttctctctgtgattttgattttcaaataaataaataaatcttttttttaaaataggaacaCAAGTATTCCCATTCATCTTTTTTGCTCTGCCTTATTGTTATTCCCCAGAAGAAAGAAGAATAGGAGGAGAAATTTAACATGTTAACAAGCTCATTTGTTTGATCATACATTCAGTGAATTCTTCCTGAGCACTTAGCATGCAGGATGGAAGCCAGCCagactcagtcctggctctcatggaGCTAACAGTTTGTGGTAGAAAAGTCTGCCATGGCACCGCACACTGTCCCTAACATGGTGAACAATAACACGGCCACTGACACAGagccctgtcccagtcctggctccgtCACTGAGGCAGTCCTGAAGCAGGCCTACAGACACTCAGAGGTCCTGTCTGCTTGCTTCTCAGGCCAAGATGGCAACAGAACAGAGCTGAAACCCATGGGCCGGAGAGAAGGGCAGAGTAAGGTGCTAGAAGAAAGAAGTGGGGACAGACCAGAGGAGCTTTTCTGTTTCTACTTTGCATGTGTAAATGGACCAGTTGCATGCAGCTGGGCTGCGTGGTTcccgtgggggaggggagctcgCGCTAGGCCTTCAGGATTCCCAGCTTGGAGGCGTTCTAACTGGCGCAGGCACacgcagctgagcacactggctccctagGGGAAGGGACGCTCAGTGGGTTTCCAGAACCACCCCATCCTGGAAGTTTTTTGACCCACACGGGTGCATGCAGCTAGGCTCTATGACTCCCTCCAGCACCGAAGGTACTAGGTgaagctgcttgggacacctggtgACGTGTCACCCTGGCAGTTTGAGGGTCTGGATTTACAGGGGGATGACGGGATCACACAGGTGGTAGTGAGCGATAACCTGGTTTtgtgcccaggttaggaattacagctgagggacttcctTAGATAAGTCCATGATATGTGTATGTAAGTAGGGGCTGACACCAAATTGGTTTGGggggagagcaagagtgagagaagtgggtctgacagcagaatctggggggcaatgtgggctcacccctgtggaactgcagtctgCTGACTCCTGCTAGAACTGaggatggggtcaggccttgcgGGGAGCTAACGgggcaccccagctgggttggggttcccactggagagcgagAGTAGGATTGAGAGCAGCGGGCATGGCTGGACATGGCTATGGACTACACCGGCATGGCTGTGCGCTGGCACGGTGGAGTGACTGGGCTTAACTCCAGCCCCCTGGTACTCGTGAGGGCCagtttgggtgtagaacaggccaggctaggacttgactcctgctgaactaTGTGAATGCCGTGTCTGGGTGCGGACCAGGTAGCGCTGGGCTTCAatacccaacaacaagaaccagaatgggtgtggccggctgagcaaggccactgttcttaccgggacaggaggtggacaaagtcagcctggaccaatgacccactggtgtgtgtgagagttgccactgggaggagactcgatggaggagcttgggaaactccctcattgggacacagtccctgcaggagagtgcaagaagcaaggcaaggagcagcccagaccatgccgggttacagtacccgctggcatatggaagctctctctgtctcttctctcttggtagctctgcctttcaaatacaaataaaataaatctttttttaaaaaatgctgtttaAATGGCAAGTCACAGTTTATTACCTGGCAATATAAATAGATAATCGTGGTTTATGTATTTTGTACATAAAttacattttgattttgaaagCAATGTGGTATTGCCACACACTTGGCAAAAAGTAGGCAAGTGTTGGCAATGCTGTGGAGCAACAGGAACACTCAATCGTGACTGCAAAAGGGTGGTTGGGGGTCACCACTTTGGAAAGTGATTTGGTTGAATCACCTAGTTGAAGACATGCATACTGAAGGACCAAGAAATTGCATTTGTAGGCAACGTCCCTTGGAGACATGTACACTAATGTTCTATTACAGGAAACAGCTCACCTCCCCATCAACACTATAAttcaacaatgaaaataaatgacacATTGGAAAAACATGAATGAATTTCACAAGCATAATGTTGAACAAAAGAAACCAAACAGAAAAGTGATGTTGCCTGATTCCTTTTACATAAATTTTGAGAGCAGGAAAAGCTAAGTAGTATTATAAAGGGATGCCTACAGACAGGAAAGTGTGCACCAGTATGCACATgaaggcagaagcagcagctggagggaggACATGCGCAGCAGCAATGCTTGCACTGAGTAGCAGTGAACTGTGTGCTCATCCTTGCTTTAACGTATATGTTGATTGATGTTTTCTATACCTTTGCAAACATAGGCCAGATTTCATAATTTCATAAACTTTGAAAATGTTCAACAGATATATTTAGAAGAACATTAAACATGGCTAGAGGCTGCTAGTAACTCATAAAACAGAACTGGAGTGCATACTCAGAAcgccacaaaggagcaaaagaaataaaaaatttgggCCCAgaacgatggctcaattggctaatctaccggcaagcactgggatctcatatgggcactagctgccccacttcccacccagctccctgtctgtgc is drawn from Ochotona princeps isolate mOchPri1 chromosome X, mOchPri1.hap1, whole genome shotgun sequence and contains these coding sequences:
- the TEX28 gene encoding testis-specific protein TEX28, whose translation is MQAEYSKNASAMLQSNVPSCRSLSSNMEGPSGQSSLSTGVLARSLEDSVKHRILYLSEQLRVEKTSRDQNTMGYLKLVSKADRHQALHIRQAFEKVNQRTSAAIAQTERRLRQCHQQLQELEAGHRLKEPELQECEALRRGKSQSLAASCHEDAKNCLLGSVQGKLPEARHRAYKRNLILHQTREELRDVKKLHSSLQAACQYLKEQYLMDLQASLESLQEERSRRTMMEQQVDDHLQGHLDEIYHVKHTLAATEEKMAYLSYERAKEIWEFLEIFKSRISRLETLEKVTQLELAGNLRRRPKEFLFRFMSLILTLTSILLVLVSSICACPLSLVNSRLRTCTIIILFGMGALVWQKRHTIPTTDWQAWIPSRWRLDSKDSKSP